From the genome of Neomonachus schauinslandi chromosome 5, ASM220157v2, whole genome shotgun sequence, one region includes:
- the KCNA5 gene encoding potassium voltage-gated channel subfamily A member 5, protein MEIALVPLENGGAMTVRGGGEARTGCGQTIGGELQCPPTAGLSDGPKEPAPRARGTQRGVDPGGRPLPSLPQEPPQPRRLPPEDGEGEGDPALGMAEDQVLGAGSLHHQRVLINISGLRFETQLGTLAQFPNTLLGDPAKRLRYFDPLRNEYFFDRNRPSFDGILYYYQSGGRLRRPVNVSLDVFADEIRFYQLGDEAMERFREDEGFIKEEEKPLPRNEFQRQVWLIFEYPESSGSARGIAIVSVLVILISIITFCLETLPEFRDERELLRHPPVPHQPSGPSRGANGSGALAPPSGPTVAPLPPRTLADPFFIVETTCVIWFTFELLVRFFACPSKAEFSRNIMNIIDVVAIFPYFITLGTELAEQQPGGGGGPGQNGQQAMSLAILRVIRLVRVFRIFKLSRHSKGLQILGKTLQASMRELGLLIFFLFIGVILFSSAVYFAEADNQETHFSSIPDAFWWAVVTMTTVGYGDMRPVTVGGKIVGSLCAIAGVLTIALPVPVIVSNFNYFYHRETDHEEQAALKEEQDSQSYGTGLDSGGPRKTSWSKGSLCKAGVSLENADGARRGSCPLEKCNLKAKSNVDLRRSLYTLCLDTSRETDL, encoded by the coding sequence aTGGAGATCGCCCTGGTGCCCCTGGAGAACGGCGGTGCCATGACCGTcagaggaggaggtgaggccCGAACAGGCTGTGGCCAGACCATAGGGGGAGAGCTCCAGTGTCCCCCGACGGCTGGGCTCAGCGATGGACCCAAAGAGCCGGCGCCAAGGGCGCGCGGCACGCAGAGGGGAGTGGATCCGGGAGGGCGGCCTTTGCCATCGCTGCCCCAGGAGCCGCCGCAGCCTCGACGGCTGCCTCCCGAGgacggggagggagaaggagaccccgCCCTGGGCATGGCGGAGGACCAGGTTCTGGGCGCGGGGTCCCTTCACCACCAGCGCGTCCTTATCAACATCTCCGGGCTGCGCTTCGAGACGCAGCTGGGCACACTGGCGCAGTTCCCTAATACCCTCCTGGGGGACCCGGCCAAGCGCCTGCGCTACTTCGACCCCCTGAGGAACGAGTACTTCTTTGACCGCAACCGGCCCAGCTTCGATGGCATCCTCTACTACTACCAGTCCGGGGGTCGCCTGCGGAGGCCGGTCAACGTCTCCCTGGACGTGTTCGCAGATGAGATCCGCTTCTACCAGCTGGGGGACGAGGCCATGGAGCGCTTCCGAGAGGACGAGGGCTTCATTAAAGAAGAGGAGAAGCCCCTGCCCCGAAACGAGTTCCAACGCCAGGTGTGGCTTATCTTTGAATATCCAGAAAGCTCGGGGTCCGCGAGGGGCATCGCCATCGTCTCGGTCTTGGTCATTCTCATCTCCATCATCACCTTCTGCTTGGAGACCTTGCCTGAGTTCAGGGATGAACGGGAGCTGCTCCGCCATCCCCCAGTGCCCCACCAGCCTTCTGGGCCCTCCCGGGGCGCCAATGGCAGCGGGGCTCTGGcgcctccctctggccctacgGTGGCACCTCTCCCGCCTAGGACCCTGGCTGACCCCTTCTTCATTGTAGAGACCACGTGTGTCATCTGGTTCACTTTCGAGCTGCTTGTACGCTTCTTCGCCTGCCCCAGCAAAGCAGAGTTCTCTCGGAACATCATGAACATCATTGATGTGGTGGCCATCTTTCCCTATTTCATCACCCTGGGCACTGAGCTGGCAGAACAACAgccagggggtggagggggcccCGGCCAGAACGGGCAGCAGGCCATGTCCCTGGCCATCCTCAGAGTGATCCGCCTGGTCCGGGTGTTCCGCATCTTCAAGCTCTCCCGCCACTCCAAGGGGCTCCAGATCCTGGGCAAGACCTTGCAGGCCTCCATGCGGGAGCTGGGCCTGCTcatctttttcctcttcattgGGGTCATCCTCTTCTCCAGTGCCGTCTACTTCGCAGAGGCTGACAACCAGGAGACCCACTTTTCCAGCATCCCAGATGCCTTCTGGTGGGCAGTTGTCACTATGACCACGGTAGGTTATGGGGACATGAGGCCTGTCACGGTGGGGGGCAAGATCGTGGGCTCGCTGTGTGCCATCGCTGGGGTCCTCACCATCGCCCTGCCTGTGCCCGTCATTGTCTCCAACTTCAACTACTTCTACCACCGGGAGACGGACCATGAGGAGCAGGCAGCTCTTAAGGAAGAGCAGGACAGCCAGAGCTATGGGACAGGGCTGGACAGCGGAGGCCCCCGGAAGACCAGCTGGAGCAAGGGGTCCCTCTGCAAGGCTGGGGTGTCCCTGGAGAATGCAGATGGAGCCCGAAGGGGCAGCTGCCCCCTGGAGAAGTGTAACCTCAAGGCCAAAAGCAATGTGGACTTGCGGAGGTCCCTCTATACCCTCTGCCTGGACACGAGCCGGGAAACGGATTTGTAA